In Armatimonadota bacterium, the following are encoded in one genomic region:
- a CDS encoding extracellular solute-binding protein gives MDPLRKMSEGMNRPVAVLAVAAFIALGTLQAGAGAVRKYEGRTMTVYAGISPRVREDITEYIAPRLKEKFGIELAVEPLGSTVMLEKILAQRARPRVSVAGWDQPVGLQACVMGLCAPIDLAKAPNLRAAYDWAVIKVGGDVKVVATSLIGVGLIYNRDEFARRGLRPPTSWNDLWRDDLRGRISITAPESTWGLAALVMLAKLEGGSEANIEPGFARIKSLLPRLHTIHTWSSELAKLIQLGEVWLGTTGSNMGPALKGQGFPVEWVAPQEGSPVVGGGMSIVANAPYPDVAHEYVNLYFSPEFQVLRARNGGQTPTTRTGYARLSAQEKIDLPLRPLGKLVHLDWATIMQAREGWIERWQREVRR, from the coding sequence ATGGATCCGCTGCGCAAGATGAGTGAGGGTATGAATCGACCGGTGGCAGTGCTCGCAGTAGCGGCCTTCATCGCCTTGGGGACACTCCAGGCAGGGGCTGGAGCAGTCCGGAAGTACGAGGGCCGCACCATGACGGTCTATGCGGGTATTTCCCCCAGGGTTCGGGAGGACATCACTGAGTACATCGCGCCTCGATTGAAAGAGAAGTTCGGTATTGAGCTGGCGGTCGAGCCTTTGGGGTCTACTGTGATGCTTGAGAAGATCCTCGCCCAGCGTGCGCGCCCCAGGGTTAGCGTGGCGGGCTGGGATCAGCCGGTGGGGCTGCAGGCGTGTGTGATGGGACTCTGCGCGCCCATCGACCTGGCGAAGGCTCCTAACCTCAGGGCCGCGTACGACTGGGCGGTGATCAAAGTCGGGGGGGACGTTAAAGTGGTCGCGACGAGCCTCATCGGCGTGGGGCTCATCTACAACCGGGATGAGTTCGCCCGGCGCGGCCTGCGGCCGCCCACGTCCTGGAACGACCTCTGGCGTGACGATTTGCGCGGGCGCATCAGCATCACGGCTCCCGAGAGCACGTGGGGCCTAGCGGCACTCGTCATGTTGGCCAAGCTCGAGGGAGGGAGTGAGGCGAACATTGAGCCGGGCTTTGCCAGGATCAAGAGCCTCTTGCCACGCCTGCACACCATTCATACCTGGTCGTCTGAACTGGCCAAGCTCATACAGCTCGGAGAGGTCTGGCTGGGGACCACGGGTTCAAACATGGGCCCGGCCTTGAAGGGCCAGGGGTTCCCCGTGGAGTGGGTGGCGCCGCAGGAGGGTTCCCCGGTGGTCGGCGGAGGCATGTCTATTGTCGCCAACGCCCCCTACCCAGATGTGGCTCACGAGTACGTCAACCTCTACTTCAGCCCCGAGTTCCAGGTTCTGCGGGCGCGTAACGGGGGGCAGACGCCGACGACGCGCACAGGATACGCCAGGCTCTCCGCCCAGGAGAAAATTGACCTCCCTTTGCGGCCGCTGGGGAAGCTTGTCCACCTCGACTGGGCTACCATCATGCAGGCGCGGGAAGGGTGGATCGAGCGCTGGCAGCGGGAGGTCCGCAGGTAG
- a CDS encoding ABC transporter ATP-binding protein has protein sequence MDAIVELTGIHKAFGRQAVLTDLNLSIRPREFVTLLGPSGCGKSTTLNLIAGFLRPDRGIVAIRGRPANDVEPRRRGLGMVFQTWALFPHMSVFENVAFGLRIQGRPLHEIRRKVGEMLALVRLPGIEEKYPSQLSGGMQQRVALARALAVDPDILLLDEPLSNLDARLRKDMQVELKRLHEQLGITTIFVTHNQEEALVMSDRIAVMHQGRIVRMGPPHELYRDPRSRFVCTFLGDANVFEGEVDRIDGRIAVVTASGLRWRVQLSPDGRGPRGRRLTLALRPELLKLQLQPTGADNSFSGRVKDVVYKGSNVSYYVDLGPVEVLIVEPASEMGIAVREGDKVFAECGAGAFSVLDEE, from the coding sequence ATGGACGCGATCGTCGAGCTCACGGGCATCCACAAGGCGTTCGGGCGCCAGGCGGTCCTGACCGACCTCAACCTGTCGATCAGACCCCGGGAGTTCGTCACACTCCTGGGGCCTTCGGGGTGCGGCAAGAGCACGACGCTCAACCTGATCGCCGGGTTTCTCCGCCCGGACCGGGGGATCGTCGCCATCCGGGGACGTCCGGCCAACGACGTGGAGCCGCGCCGACGCGGCCTCGGCATGGTCTTCCAGACCTGGGCCCTCTTCCCCCACATGTCAGTCTTCGAGAACGTGGCCTTCGGCCTGCGGATTCAGGGCCGCCCCCTGCACGAGATCCGGAGGAAGGTCGGCGAGATGCTGGCGTTGGTCCGCCTTCCCGGGATCGAGGAGAAGTACCCTTCACAGCTCTCCGGAGGGATGCAGCAGCGTGTGGCGCTGGCCCGGGCGCTGGCCGTCGACCCGGACATCCTCCTGCTCGACGAACCCTTGAGCAACCTGGACGCGCGGCTCCGGAAAGACATGCAAGTCGAGCTCAAGCGACTCCATGAGCAGCTCGGCATCACCACGATCTTCGTCACGCACAACCAAGAGGAGGCGCTGGTAATGTCCGACCGGATCGCGGTGATGCACCAGGGCCGCATCGTCCGCATGGGCCCTCCGCACGAGCTGTACCGCGATCCTCGATCGCGTTTCGTCTGCACGTTCCTGGGGGACGCCAACGTCTTCGAGGGGGAAGTGGACCGCATCGATGGGCGGATCGCGGTCGTCACGGCAAGCGGGCTGCGGTGGCGAGTCCAACTGAGCCCGGACGGCCGCGGACCCCGCGGGAGACGCCTGACGCTGGCCCTTCGACCCGAGCTCCTCAAGCTACAGCTCCAGCCCACCGGTGCCGATAACTCCTTTTCCGGAAGGGTCAAGGATGTGGTCTACAAGGGGAGCAACGTGTCCTACTACGTGGACCTAGGTCCGGTCGAGGTCCTAATCGTCGAGCCCGCCAGTGAGATGGGGATAGCGGTGCGCGAAGGAGACAAGGTCTTTGCGGAGTGCGGAGCCGGCGCCTTTAGCGTCCTGGACGAAGAGTGA